A genome region from Triticum aestivum cultivar Chinese Spring chromosome 2B, IWGSC CS RefSeq v2.1, whole genome shotgun sequence includes the following:
- the LOC123041187 gene encoding probable protein phosphatase 2C 58, which yields MPSKAKMASVQAQRKVGNQDDGLHGAEQEAVRATGRGRSKASARKVTYGFHLVEGKMPHGMEDRHVAEFRRLDDGNEVGLFGVFDGHSGADVATYLRNHLFDNILGEPDFWEDTMGAIRRAYHRTDRKVLKKKKVTADGEEIVRPRRGGSTAVTVILLNGETLVVANVGDSRAVVCEGGRARQLSVDHQPLRERDAIESRGGFVTEMHGDVPRVDASLAMSRAFGDRKLKEHISSDPDVAIEHVGDDTEFVVVASDGLWKVMSSQEAVDEVRDTRDARKAAVKLVDSAVDRGSKDDLACVVVRIH from the exons ATGCCCAGCAAAGCAAAGATGGCCTCTGTACAGGCGCAACGGAAG GTTGGAAACCAAGACGACGGCCTCCATGGCGCCGAGCAGGAGGCGGTGCGCGCCACGGGGAGAGGCAGGAGCAAGGCGTCGGCGCGGAAGGTGACCTACGGCTTCCACCTGGTGGAGGGCAAGATGCCGCACGGGATGGAGGACCGCCACGTGGCCGAGTTCAGGCGCCTGGACGATGGCAACGAGGTGGGCCTCTTCGGCGTCTTCGACGGCCACTCGGGCGCCGACGTCGCCACCTACCTCCGGAACCACCTCTTCGACAACATCCTCGGCGAGCCGGACTTCTGGGAGGACACCATGGGGGCGATACGGCGCGCCTACCACCGCACCGACAGGAAGGTGCTCAAGAAGAAGAAGGTGACCGCCGACGGCGAGGAAATAGTAAGGCCACGCCGCGGTGGGTCCACGGCGGTGACGGTGATCCTCCTCAACGGGGAGACCCTGGTGGTGGCCAACGTGGGGGACTCCCGCGCAGTCGTGTGCGAGGGCGGCAGGGCGAGGCAGCTCTCCGTGGACCACCAGCCGCTCCGGGAGCGCGACGCCATCGAGAGCAGGGGAGGCTTCGTCACCGAGATGCATG GGGACGTGCCTCGCGTGGACGCGTCGCTGGCGATGTCGCGGGCGTTCGGTGACCGGAAACTCAAGGAGCACATCAGCTCCGACCCGGACGTGGCCATCGAGCACGTCGGGGACGACACCGAGTTCGTCGTCGTCGCCAGCGACGGGCTCTGGAAGGTGATGTCCAGCCAGGAGGCCGTGGACGAGGTCAGGGACACGCGCGACGCCCGGAAGGCGGCGGTGAAGCTCGTGGATTCGGCGGTGGACCGGGGAAGCAAGGACGACCTCGCTTGCGTCGTCGTGCGCATCCACTGA